A single region of the Microbulbifer sp. MKSA007 genome encodes:
- a CDS encoding right-handed parallel beta-helix repeat-containing protein — MKIKQSVDKVALLAIMALSASSYSSIALAEVACGDVITTAEVLTEDLSCDLTTDEPDALTIVGPSGSLNMGDYSLTCTTGGDLGGAGIRMEGNGATLTGGVIDGCFDGIFLEGEGYHKVLGTEVVNSVNDGIDIDSIYNTINDCVITDSGRVGVDMDDDYNTFSGCTVTGSVADGIQVDDSFSRVFNNTSSRNGGAGILIEGSSNNVISQNTTTDNGNGDSQDGGIVLIFTNSNFNIISANSSFDNDPFDLRDTVDPDCSGTNIWVNNEYLTKDPDCLD; from the coding sequence GTGAAAATTAAGCAGTCTGTAGATAAGGTGGCACTATTAGCGATAATGGCTTTATCGGCGTCTTCATATTCATCAATTGCCTTGGCTGAAGTGGCTTGTGGCGATGTGATTACAACTGCAGAAGTGCTCACTGAGGACTTATCTTGTGATCTAACAACCGATGAACCTGATGCACTTACTATTGTCGGCCCAAGTGGCAGCTTAAATATGGGCGACTATTCCCTGACCTGTACTACAGGAGGAGACCTAGGTGGTGCAGGAATTCGAATGGAAGGTAATGGCGCCACCCTCACTGGAGGCGTTATTGATGGCTGTTTTGATGGAATTTTCTTAGAGGGAGAGGGGTATCACAAAGTACTTGGTACCGAAGTTGTTAATAGCGTTAATGATGGAATAGATATAGATAGTATTTACAATACTATAAATGACTGTGTTATTACTGATAGTGGTAGAGTCGGAGTCGATATGGATGATGACTACAATACTTTTTCTGGCTGTACCGTAACAGGTAGTGTTGCCGATGGAATCCAGGTGGATGATAGTTTTTCACGAGTTTTTAACAACACTTCAAGCAGAAATGGAGGGGCTGGTATTCTAATAGAAGGATCGTCAAATAATGTGATATCACAGAACACAACTACTGATAATGGCAACGGTGATAGCCAAGATGGTGGTATAGTTCTTATTTTTACTAATTCCAACTTCAATATTATTTCTGCGAACTCTTCTTTTGATAATGATCCTTTTGATCTGAGGGATACAGTTGACCCTGATTGCAGTGGTACTAATATTTGGGTAAACAATGAATATCTCACTAAAGATCCAGATTGTTTGGATTAA
- a CDS encoding glycoside hydrolase family 19 protein, giving the protein MEESGACDTSGGDDSNSGDGDNTDSDDDTDTGNNGDTDSGNNDDTDSGSGGGTGGSDDSDTYISGQNYRKGEEVCYDGDLFVAQWWANGDDHPTDALTAENTWGSPWLLKEADGCSSDGGSDDDTGTGGNDGGSDNDNNDNSDDGNDNSDSTPITISASVSQTQITGGGTVTLDASSSGGDGNLSYSWAQLSPASPEADIASATSASTTVTLPSSTFDVSYVFSLIVSDGDTTEEAQITVQNLAVDDTDEDDDDDNTDGSESSVTANISASSINVGCSGTVNLDGSGSTGGSDISYIWSQTSGPVVKMTNYTGSATSVTLSEVYSDVTYTFQLTASDSTQASDVDEVSISQDGCAAADGYVMGISELEAAEESITSSDSLLQEVKDTVETRDNAVVEAVQPGRSANPENVLRVESILSEEDWDYLFALRAEEYTYTNFLRAVAKFPAFCGDYTDGRDAEAICRKSMAVMFAHYAQETGAHATGWEVPEWRQGLYWLREIGWTEDTSGGYGACDASSSWAAEAWPCAINSDGGYKSYFGRGAKQLSWNYNYGPFSQAMYGDIYTLLEAPELVADTWLNLASSIFFFVYPQPPKPSILHVIDGTWEPNSVDLANNLTSGFGVTTNIINGAIECSSGTEDYRSQYRIEYYQSTAEYFGVEIPADEELGCANMGQFQTGGAASLDIYWDKDWGWSADTPNNESYACQLVNYQTAYSALNEGDYAKCVEGNFDMTIDYQD; this is encoded by the coding sequence TTGGAGGAGTCAGGTGCGTGCGATACCAGTGGTGGCGATGACTCCAATTCTGGTGATGGTGATAACACCGATTCTGATGATGATACTGATACCGGAAATAACGGAGATACGGATTCTGGTAACAATGATGATACAGATTCCGGCAGCGGTGGTGGCACTGGTGGTTCCGATGATTCCGATACTTATATTTCCGGTCAAAACTATCGCAAAGGCGAAGAAGTTTGTTACGACGGCGACTTATTTGTTGCCCAGTGGTGGGCTAATGGTGACGACCACCCCACCGATGCATTAACGGCTGAAAATACCTGGGGTTCCCCTTGGCTTCTTAAGGAAGCGGATGGTTGCTCCAGTGATGGCGGCTCCGATGATGACACCGGCACCGGTGGCAATGATGGCGGCAGTGATAACGACAATAACGACAACAGTGACGATGGCAACGATAATTCTGACAGCACTCCCATTACGATCAGTGCCTCAGTGTCGCAGACACAAATTACCGGTGGTGGCACTGTAACACTTGATGCCAGTTCCTCCGGTGGCGACGGCAACTTATCTTACAGCTGGGCCCAATTATCCCCGGCCTCTCCTGAAGCAGATATTGCTTCTGCGACCAGCGCATCCACCACTGTTACCCTACCATCAAGCACTTTTGATGTGAGCTATGTCTTTAGCCTAATCGTCAGTGATGGTGACACTACTGAAGAAGCACAGATAACCGTGCAAAACCTCGCGGTGGACGATACCGATGAAGACGACGATGATGATAATACCGATGGTTCTGAAAGCTCAGTAACCGCAAATATCTCGGCCTCAAGTATCAATGTAGGCTGTAGTGGAACGGTTAATCTGGATGGCTCAGGCAGTACCGGCGGCAGCGATATCTCTTACATTTGGAGCCAAACCAGTGGCCCTGTTGTAAAGATGACCAACTATACCGGCAGCGCTACCTCAGTGACCCTGTCTGAGGTATATAGCGATGTAACCTACACCTTCCAGCTGACGGCCTCTGACTCCACTCAAGCCAGTGATGTGGACGAGGTCTCCATTAGCCAGGATGGCTGTGCCGCAGCCGATGGCTATGTGATGGGCATCAGCGAACTGGAAGCTGCGGAAGAGTCTATTACCAGTAGCGATTCCCTGCTTCAGGAAGTAAAGGATACAGTCGAAACCCGGGACAACGCCGTGGTTGAGGCAGTACAACCTGGCCGCAGTGCAAACCCTGAAAATGTCCTCCGCGTTGAGAGTATCCTGTCTGAAGAAGACTGGGATTACCTTTTCGCCCTCAGAGCGGAAGAGTACACCTACACCAATTTCCTCCGAGCCGTAGCCAAGTTCCCAGCTTTCTGTGGTGACTATACCGATGGCCGTGATGCCGAGGCGATCTGTCGCAAGTCGATGGCTGTCATGTTTGCACACTACGCCCAGGAAACCGGTGCCCACGCAACAGGCTGGGAAGTGCCGGAATGGCGCCAGGGCCTGTATTGGTTGCGGGAAATTGGCTGGACAGAAGATACTTCCGGTGGCTACGGCGCCTGTGATGCCAGCAGCAGCTGGGCAGCTGAAGCATGGCCCTGTGCGATCAATAGTGATGGTGGTTACAAGAGTTACTTCGGCCGCGGCGCTAAACAGCTGAGCTGGAACTATAACTACGGACCCTTCTCCCAGGCGATGTACGGTGATATTTACACCCTGCTGGAAGCACCGGAGTTGGTAGCGGATACCTGGTTGAACCTGGCAAGCTCCATCTTCTTCTTCGTCTATCCACAGCCACCCAAGCCAAGCATATTGCATGTAATCGATGGCACCTGGGAACCGAACAGTGTGGATCTGGCCAATAACCTGACTTCTGGATTCGGCGTTACCACCAATATTATTAATGGGGCGATAGAATGCAGTTCTGGTACTGAAGACTACCGCTCACAGTATCGTATCGAGTACTACCAGAGTACGGCGGAATACTTCGGTGTAGAAATTCCGGCAGATGAAGAACTCGGTTGTGCCAATATGGGGCAGTTCCAGACTGGTGGTGCAGCATCCCTGGATATTTACTGGGATAAAGATTGGGGGTGGTCTGCGGATACCCCAAATAATGAGAGCTACGCATGTCAGTTGGTGAATTACCAGACTGCCTACTCAGCACTGAATGAGGGCGACTATGCCAAGTGTGTTGAGGGCAACTTTGATATGACCATCGATTACCAAGATTAA
- a CDS encoding MFS transporter, with protein MHTAKSYSENPISQEAAQVSKRGVLVTLCLATLLAALGVSAINMALPVLIESLGASFSNTQWITVAYMMCMTATLPIAGSLSDKLGRRKLFLSGGLIFTLSTLLCALSFNVWTLVFFRAIQGVGAAMFVAVSMAIASDVFDKSETGKIIGLLGSLSAVGTGMGPIVGGLIVENLNWQAIFWLVVPVGLGVFFLAYRTLPENIVGEVVDGRSRLKRYLAAAFLFFSIVFYTLAIKPLGEGYSAVNGIAIALSVIFGVGLFYVRQKVQPLREGFTESSGKQTFLANVAGNFLVASSVMSSLIVGPFYLTLALDLDLFIAGLVMTTGSFMVAACSNLAGRAVDRFNSRGIVLLGLLILLCGALGMGLLRVEQGLVGYLVFSVTMAMGYGTYLSTVNTMTMNSARAEVRGRISGFLSLSRGLGLLTGASVMSVIFVGLVPSQPLQDMSPSQIADGLNAVYRLASVFLLTALTIQVVSILASKLASKAQN; from the coding sequence ATGCACACCGCGAAAAGTTATTCCGAAAACCCAATTTCCCAAGAGGCTGCTCAGGTTTCCAAAAGGGGAGTCCTGGTCACCTTGTGTTTGGCGACCTTACTCGCAGCCTTGGGAGTCAGCGCAATTAATATGGCGCTGCCTGTATTAATCGAAAGCTTAGGGGCTTCCTTCAGTAATACTCAATGGATTACCGTGGCTTACATGATGTGTATGACTGCGACCCTGCCTATTGCAGGAAGCCTCAGTGACAAGCTGGGTCGCAGAAAATTGTTCCTAAGCGGTGGATTGATATTCACCTTATCGACATTACTTTGCGCGCTGTCTTTTAATGTTTGGACTCTGGTTTTTTTCCGCGCAATACAAGGGGTCGGTGCGGCGATGTTCGTGGCTGTGTCTATGGCTATTGCCAGCGACGTTTTCGATAAAAGTGAAACGGGAAAGATAATTGGATTACTGGGCAGCCTGTCTGCGGTTGGGACTGGTATGGGTCCTATTGTGGGCGGCTTGATTGTCGAAAACCTGAATTGGCAGGCTATCTTTTGGTTGGTAGTGCCGGTGGGATTGGGGGTGTTTTTTCTGGCATATCGAACTCTACCGGAAAACATAGTCGGCGAAGTTGTTGATGGCAGAAGTCGACTCAAACGCTACCTGGCCGCAGCATTCCTGTTCTTTAGCATTGTTTTTTATACCCTGGCGATTAAGCCATTGGGAGAGGGATATTCCGCAGTTAATGGAATTGCTATCGCTCTATCGGTGATATTTGGTGTGGGGTTATTTTATGTCAGGCAGAAAGTACAACCCCTGCGTGAAGGATTTACGGAATCTTCTGGAAAGCAGACATTCCTGGCGAATGTGGCTGGAAACTTTTTGGTGGCTTCATCGGTAATGAGCAGCCTGATTGTAGGGCCTTTTTATTTGACTCTGGCACTGGATCTGGACCTTTTTATCGCAGGGCTGGTGATGACAACCGGATCATTTATGGTGGCTGCTTGTTCAAATCTTGCCGGTCGAGCCGTGGATCGATTCAATAGTCGAGGTATCGTATTACTGGGTCTATTAATTTTGCTTTGTGGAGCCTTGGGAATGGGGCTGCTCAGGGTGGAGCAGGGCTTGGTAGGCTATCTGGTTTTTTCCGTCACTATGGCAATGGGTTACGGAACCTACCTTTCGACAGTTAATACTATGACCATGAATAGCGCCCGGGCCGAAGTTCGTGGGCGTATTTCCGGGTTTCTCAGCCTTTCACGAGGTTTGGGTTTATTGACCGGAGCTTCAGTGATGAGTGTGATTTTTGTAGGGCTTGTACCCAGCCAGCCCCTGCAAGACATGAGCCCGTCACAGATAGCGGATGGTCTCAATGCCGTTTATCGCCTGGCATCAGTGTTCTTGTTAACCGCATTAACAATACAGGTGGTGTCTATTCTTGCCAGCAAGCTTGCTTCCAAAGCGCAAAATTAA
- a CDS encoding helix-turn-helix domain-containing protein, with product MNNREELDIREVSKLSGLPSSTLRYYEEKGLIKSCGRRGITRIFKATVIEQLSLISLGRYAGFSLDEIGEMFSSNGNPAIDREQLLARADDLEKNIRRLEAMRDGLRHVANCPEVNQLECPNFQNLIRKATKLQHKEDRKQKRR from the coding sequence ATGAATAACAGGGAAGAACTGGATATACGCGAAGTCTCCAAACTGTCGGGACTCCCCTCTTCCACACTTCGGTATTATGAGGAAAAAGGCCTGATAAAGTCATGTGGTCGTCGGGGGATTACCCGGATTTTTAAAGCCACAGTGATAGAACAGTTGTCCCTTATCTCCCTTGGCCGCTACGCCGGTTTTTCCCTGGATGAAATTGGCGAGATGTTTTCCTCTAATGGCAACCCCGCTATCGACAGGGAGCAGCTTCTCGCCAGGGCCGACGATCTGGAAAAGAATATCCGCCGACTCGAAGCTATGCGCGATGGGCTACGCCATGTGGCCAACTGTCCCGAGGTCAATCAGCTGGAGTGCCCCAACTTCCAAAACCTGATTAGGAAAGCTACCAAGTTACAGCATAAGGAAGACAGGAAACAGAAGCGACGCTGA
- the cueO gene encoding multicopper oxidase CueO, producing MAQLSRREFCFATGALGAALLTGVSTSKAAQAQKGRRQALPIPPELRADGQGRIKLAARPGKQSFLPGVTTRTYGFNGPFLGPAIRVRKGEKVTVSVVNHLPQNVTAHWHGLIVPGNADGGPYMPLKPGETWTVDWNIIQPAATLWFHPHLYPTTAELVLKGLAGLIIIDDEEGDALPIPSRWGVDDIPLVIQDRRFTDDGQFFHRFNEVTVAAGYCGDRLLVNGVINPVVRPPKGWVRFRILDGSNGRNYRLATSDKRPLYVIASDGGFLSEPVKVDVLPIAAGERYEVMIDTRDGKPFDFQALPVPQPIMRLPPFDQAHSFLSVVPGTSEGKGQLPESLVSLPQIPQNLPPISQKLVMQMNRQKQAQAVIAATGLPQMVAAGTTNPDVVAKVLKLITEGPALPLKEQLTANAINGVSFAFTEPGFKVARNKDLRWEISEGQDRMLHPVHIHGCQFRVTKYNNAEPPLYMRGWKDTMPISDGGKAEIFVRFPLPAMPDMPYMVHCHVLEHEDSGMMTEFSVS from the coding sequence ATGGCTCAATTGTCGCGACGGGAATTTTGTTTTGCCACTGGCGCATTGGGGGCAGCCTTGCTAACAGGGGTGTCGACTTCCAAAGCTGCCCAGGCACAGAAGGGGCGCCGTCAGGCTTTACCGATTCCCCCGGAGTTGCGTGCAGATGGGCAAGGCCGGATTAAATTGGCAGCGCGCCCGGGCAAGCAGTCTTTCCTACCGGGGGTGACTACACGTACATATGGGTTCAATGGTCCGTTTTTAGGTCCGGCGATACGGGTGCGCAAGGGCGAGAAAGTAACCGTCAGCGTGGTCAATCATCTGCCGCAAAATGTAACTGCGCATTGGCATGGACTAATCGTACCCGGCAATGCCGATGGTGGCCCCTATATGCCATTGAAGCCTGGAGAAACCTGGACCGTAGATTGGAACATAATCCAGCCCGCCGCCACCCTGTGGTTTCATCCCCACCTCTACCCGACAACCGCCGAGTTGGTACTCAAAGGCTTGGCGGGATTGATTATTATCGACGATGAAGAAGGCGATGCACTGCCGATACCTTCGCGGTGGGGTGTGGATGACATTCCGTTAGTGATTCAGGATCGCCGCTTTACCGATGATGGTCAGTTCTTCCATCGCTTTAACGAAGTGACGGTTGCGGCGGGCTATTGTGGGGATCGACTTCTGGTTAATGGCGTTATTAATCCGGTGGTCAGGCCACCTAAAGGCTGGGTGCGCTTTCGTATTTTGGATGGCTCCAACGGGCGCAACTATCGGCTTGCCACCAGTGACAAGCGACCACTCTACGTGATCGCCAGCGATGGCGGTTTTCTCTCGGAACCAGTGAAAGTGGATGTACTGCCTATTGCTGCGGGAGAGCGCTACGAAGTAATGATCGACACCCGCGATGGCAAGCCTTTCGACTTCCAAGCACTGCCAGTGCCCCAGCCAATAATGCGCCTGCCGCCATTTGATCAGGCTCACAGTTTTCTCAGTGTGGTGCCTGGAACATCTGAGGGAAAAGGACAGTTGCCGGAGAGCCTGGTATCCCTGCCGCAGATCCCCCAAAACCTGCCACCAATCAGTCAGAAGCTGGTGATGCAAATGAACCGACAGAAGCAGGCGCAAGCAGTGATTGCTGCAACGGGGCTACCGCAGATGGTTGCCGCCGGTACGACCAACCCCGATGTGGTGGCCAAGGTATTGAAGCTAATTACTGAGGGGCCGGCATTGCCGTTAAAAGAGCAGCTAACTGCGAATGCGATTAATGGGGTTTCCTTTGCATTTACCGAGCCCGGGTTTAAGGTTGCGAGGAATAAGGATCTGCGCTGGGAGATCTCAGAGGGACAGGACCGAATGCTACACCCGGTACATATCCACGGCTGCCAGTTTCGAGTCACGAAATACAATAATGCAGAACCGCCACTCTATATGCGCGGCTGGAAAGATACGATGCCCATATCCGATGGCGGCAAAGCGGAAATATTTGTTCGTTTCCCGCTGCCGGCGATGCCGGATATGCCCTATATGGTGCACTGCCATGTTTTGGAACATGAGGACTCGGGAATGATGACAGAGTTTAGTGTCTCCTGA
- a CDS encoding tetratricopeptide repeat protein, translating to MPFLILSILIQAAFVIHVLKTGRNTTWIWVLVMLPMAGVIAYLVLEILPELNQSRSAKNARRTVREALNPNRDIHQATQELSRSNNVENSMRMADECVKRGLYHEAKTLYEKCLQGVHQDDPELMFGLARCQFALNLFEPTKETLDQLIEKNPDFKNQDAHLLYARTLAALQQVKEAYHEYETLYQYYSGPEATFYFALFLKDQSQVEKANVLFNEILDKSKTLGKHYKATHKQLLKQAKLEVS from the coding sequence ATGCCGTTTCTTATTCTATCCATCCTTATTCAGGCAGCTTTTGTAATTCACGTGCTCAAAACCGGGCGCAACACCACTTGGATTTGGGTTCTGGTGATGCTGCCCATGGCCGGAGTTATTGCTTACCTGGTCCTGGAAATCCTGCCGGAATTAAACCAGTCACGCAGTGCCAAAAATGCGCGCAGGACGGTGCGGGAAGCTCTAAATCCCAATCGGGATATCCATCAGGCTACACAAGAATTGTCCCGTTCCAATAATGTGGAAAACTCTATGCGCATGGCTGATGAATGCGTGAAACGCGGCCTTTATCACGAGGCAAAAACTCTCTATGAAAAGTGCCTCCAGGGGGTTCATCAAGATGACCCTGAGCTGATGTTTGGGTTGGCACGCTGTCAGTTTGCTCTCAATCTGTTTGAACCGACTAAAGAGACACTGGACCAATTAATCGAAAAGAACCCCGATTTTAAAAATCAGGATGCTCACTTACTTTACGCTCGTACACTAGCGGCATTGCAGCAAGTAAAAGAGGCCTACCACGAGTATGAAACGCTGTACCAATACTACAGCGGACCAGAAGCGACTTTTTACTTTGCCTTATTCTTGAAAGATCAATCCCAGGTGGAAAAGGCCAATGTCTTGTTTAATGAAATCCTTGATAAATCCAAAACACTGGGCAAGCACTACAAAGCGACCCATAAGCAGCTGTTAAAGCAGGCAAAACTGGAAGTATCCTGA
- a CDS encoding endonuclease V codes for MEKKAPNMILAVDVDYRDPGAMVAGVGFENWSAPEPEQLYLSKIESTLAYEPGAFYKRELPCILTLIEEHGIETELIVIDGYVFLGGEQKPGLGAHLYSALQQEVPIIGVAKKPFKDTPSEAELLRGKSVKPLYISSLGLPLPEAKNLVKKMHGDHRIPTLLKRVDRECRKSPR; via the coding sequence ATGGAAAAAAAGGCTCCCAATATGATTTTGGCGGTAGATGTAGATTACCGGGACCCCGGAGCAATGGTAGCCGGGGTCGGCTTTGAGAATTGGTCAGCTCCTGAGCCCGAGCAACTCTATCTCAGTAAAATAGAGAGTACCTTGGCCTATGAGCCCGGTGCTTTCTACAAGCGAGAACTCCCCTGTATCCTCACCCTAATCGAAGAGCACGGGATAGAGACGGAACTGATTGTTATCGATGGTTATGTATTTCTCGGAGGGGAACAAAAACCGGGTCTGGGTGCCCACCTCTACTCTGCTCTCCAGCAGGAAGTTCCCATCATCGGTGTCGCCAAGAAACCGTTTAAGGACACGCCTTCAGAGGCGGAGCTGCTGCGGGGAAAAAGTGTAAAACCGCTGTATATCAGCAGCCTCGGTCTCCCTTTGCCAGAAGCCAAAAACTTGGTGAAAAAGATGCATGGAGACCACCGTATCCCCACTTTATTGAAACGCGTGGACCGCGAGTGTCGAAAGTCCCCACGATAA
- the cas6e gene encoding type I-E CRISPR-associated protein Cas6/Cse3/CasE gives MYLSRVQLSPSLAVQKQLARLLSENSYGIHQILWDLFEGDERFLFREESSREQLLSKRNLPVYYLLSKVRPAQDNPIFLVETKIFEPRLNPGDRLAFRLRANPTIARKTEGQKRGKRHDVLMDAQYHWLREQCELHGLPVEGGKGQLKQSLVQEKPEQFDQGQIETRLQDVSQTAARSWLIHRGTRLGFDIYPPKLHCNGYRWNLLHKKQRGAGFSSVDYRGELLVTEPELFIKNIFAGMGPAKAFGCGLMLIRRI, from the coding sequence ATGTATTTATCCAGAGTTCAACTATCTCCCTCGCTAGCGGTGCAGAAGCAGCTGGCCCGATTGCTCAGCGAGAACAGCTACGGTATCCATCAAATCTTGTGGGATCTTTTTGAGGGTGATGAGCGCTTTTTATTTCGTGAGGAATCTTCGCGGGAACAGCTGCTTAGCAAACGCAATCTACCGGTGTATTACCTGCTGTCTAAAGTCCGGCCTGCGCAGGACAATCCGATATTTTTGGTAGAGACTAAAATCTTCGAGCCCCGCTTAAACCCCGGCGATCGGCTGGCCTTCCGCCTGCGGGCGAACCCTACAATTGCTCGTAAAACTGAAGGGCAAAAGCGCGGCAAGCGGCACGATGTGCTGATGGATGCTCAATACCATTGGTTGCGGGAGCAGTGCGAATTGCATGGTTTACCTGTTGAAGGTGGCAAAGGGCAGCTGAAGCAGAGCTTGGTGCAGGAAAAGCCGGAGCAGTTTGACCAGGGGCAGATTGAAACCCGGTTACAGGATGTCAGCCAGACTGCCGCCCGCAGCTGGTTAATTCACCGGGGAACGCGCCTCGGATTTGATATTTACCCACCAAAGCTTCACTGCAATGGGTATCGTTGGAATTTGTTACATAAAAAGCAGCGCGGTGCTGGTTTCAGTTCTGTGGATTACCGGGGAGAGCTTTTGGTTACTGAACCTGAATTATTTATAAAAAATATTTTTGCGGGTATGGGGCCGGCCAAAGCATTTGGTTGTGGATTGATGTTAATCCGCCGAATCTGA
- the cas5e gene encoding type I-E CRISPR-associated protein Cas5/CasD, with translation MGESRHSAHYPGKSAIAGLFGAALGIPREREDLHQSLARQYRQAVKVLNVGTLLKDFHTVQVPDSAGKRRYHTRRDELIVGKARLGTLLSRREYLVDAQAIVALRSCEEANWTLAELCEALARPKYHLYLGRKAFPLSAPTAARVIGADNFRSALDHYESPELLDYQPEWARQERWLPTEESCRYYWEGSLDDFSAEDGVFSAGSVQRLSRLDQPLSRKRWQFQPRIENLWQS, from the coding sequence GTGGGAGAGTCCCGCCACAGCGCACACTACCCGGGTAAATCTGCTATCGCGGGACTATTTGGTGCGGCACTGGGGATACCCCGGGAGCGAGAGGACTTACACCAGAGCCTGGCCCGGCAATATCGCCAGGCGGTGAAGGTGCTGAATGTCGGCACTTTGCTAAAGGATTTCCACACGGTGCAGGTCCCAGATTCCGCTGGCAAGCGCCGCTATCATACGCGCCGGGATGAGCTGATTGTAGGGAAAGCGCGTCTGGGAACCCTGTTATCCCGCAGGGAGTATCTGGTGGATGCGCAGGCGATAGTGGCCCTGAGATCCTGTGAAGAGGCTAACTGGACTCTGGCGGAATTGTGTGAAGCCCTGGCCCGGCCAAAGTATCACCTCTACCTAGGGCGAAAAGCATTTCCACTTTCAGCCCCCACTGCCGCACGGGTGATCGGTGCGGATAATTTCCGCAGCGCCCTGGATCATTATGAATCCCCGGAGTTGCTGGATTACCAACCGGAATGGGCCCGGCAGGAGCGCTGGTTGCCCACTGAAGAGAGTTGTCGTTACTACTGGGAGGGTAGCTTGGATGATTTCTCTGCGGAAGATGGAGTGTTTTCAGCAGGATCTGTACAGCGGCTCAGCCGTCTCGATCAGCCCCTATCTCGCAAGCGCTGGCAGTTCCAGCCGCGTATTGAAAATCTCTGGCAGTCATAA